The DNA window CCAACGAGAACATCGCGCCCGTCAGCGCTCTGATGATCGACGAGGGCCGGCTGGACGACTCCGACCACGGCCCCGCCGAGCGCACCGCGGACCCGGCCGGCGACGCGGGGCGGAAGTTCGCCGGGATGCTGCGCGAGGCGGGCGTCGACGTGGACGGCGACCCGTCCGCGGGGCGCGCGGGCGACAAGGCGGAACGTCTCGCCTCGGTCTCCTCGCCGCCGCTGTCCGCGCTCGTCGAGCGCACCCTCACCAACAGCGACAACGACATCGCCGAGGCGCTGGCCCGGCAGACGGCGCTGGCGTCCGGGCAGCCCGCCGACTTCGAGGGCGCGGCCAGGGCGGTGACCGGCCGCCTGGAGAAGCTCGGCCTGCCGCTGTCCGGGGCGCGCATCGCCGACGGCAGCGGGCTCGACCGCGCGGACCACGTCTCGGCGGCCTTCCTGGCCTCCCTCCTCTCCCGGGCGGCCGACCCGGCCCGCCCGGAGCTGCGGCCGGTCCTGACGGGGCTGCCCGTGGCGGGCTTCAGCGGGACGCTGAGCGGGCGGTACGGGGCGGACGCGGCGGGGCGCGGCGTCGTCCGGGCCAAGACCGGCACGCTCACGGGCGTGAACACGCTGTCCGGCACGGTCGTGGACGCGGACGGCCGGTTGCTGTCGTTCGCCTTCATGACGACGGGCGCGGCGTCCGGCGAGGGCGCCCAGGGGGCACTGGACCGGCTGGCGACGGCGGTCGCGGGCTGCGGGTGCCGCTGAGCGCTTCGCTGCAGGCGTGGTCGGTCGGCTGCGGGTCGGAGGTGGCCGGCCGCGCAGTTCCCCGCGCCCCTTCCGGGGCGTGATGCCGCCCGGCCTCCCGCCGCAACGGCGGTGCACCCCCGCGGCGAGGGTCCGGCGGAATGGGCAGCCGCCCCGGGCGATGGGTCCCGCTCGCGGAGCGGCCCACGTACGGTGAAGCCATGACGAGCATCGGTGGTGCGGAGATGGTCGACTGGAAGCTCGCGGTGGCGACCGCGACCCGGTTCGTACGGCCCGGGCCGGAGGTGAGCCGGGAGGAGGCGCGGGCGGTCGTCGCGGAGCTGCGGCGGCACGCGGCGACGTCGGAGGAGCACGTCCGGGCGTTCACCCGGATGGCGCCCGCCCCGGGGGAGGACGGCGCCGGGAACGACACCCCGGTCCTCGTGGTGGACAGGGCGGGCTGGATCAAGGCGAACGTGGCCGGGTTCCGCGCGATCCTGGGCCCGCTGCTGG is part of the Streptomyces roseifaciens genome and encodes:
- the dacB gene encoding D-alanyl-D-alanine carboxypeptidase/D-alanyl-D-alanine-endopeptidase — translated: MSETRSWRLRLRPWRGTPRARTARFAAVSAVAGLVVAGTAVSAAGPWEGGQRKAERARAAADTEAGGGRRAEPVRPDAPAVLAALGGRATAPQPTRDGLGGALDGLLKDSALGAQTSAAVVDVATGQQLFGADQDTPYTPASTIKTATAAAALAALGPAHRIETTAVADGDTVVLVGGGDPTLTARQAKEGAQPAASLKELADATARGLKARGKDRVKVAYDASRYSGPATHPIGPNENIAPVSALMIDEGRLDDSDHGPAERTADPAGDAGRKFAGMLREAGVDVDGDPSAGRAGDKAERLASVSSPPLSALVERTLTNSDNDIAEALARQTALASGQPADFEGAARAVTGRLEKLGLPLSGARIADGSGLDRADHVSAAFLASLLSRAADPARPELRPVLTGLPVAGFSGTLSGRYGADAAGRGVVRAKTGTLTGVNTLSGTVVDADGRLLSFAFMTTGAASGEGAQGALDRLATAVAGCGCR